The sequence below is a genomic window from Polynucleobacter sp. MWH-UH19D.
ACATTATTGCCAGAGAGCTTGGCGTCAATCTTCGTCAAACTAGTGGACCTGTTTTAGATAGACCTGGCGATCTTGCGGCCTTGCTAACCAACCTGGAAGCAAACGATGTGCTCTTTATTGATGAGATTCATAGACTCTCACCAGTTGTAGAAGAAATCCTCTATCCCGCTCTAGAAGATTACAGCCTAGACATCATGATTGGCGAAGGTCCAGCAGCACGTAGCGTCAAGATTGATCTCAAACCATTTACATTGATTGGTGCAACTACACGCGCTGGTATGTTGACTAATCCCTTACGTGATCGGTTCGGCATTGTTGCTAGATTAGAGTTTTACAACACCGATGAGCTCACCAAAATTATCGATCGTTCTGCAAATCTACTAAAAGCAAAGATTGATCCTGATGGGTCTGTAGAAATCGCAAAACGCGCCCGCGGTACGCCACGTATCGCAAACCGTCTCTTACGTCGCGTACGAGACTATGCGGAGGTCAAAGGCACCGGCACCATTACCAAAGCCATAGCGGATGCTGCCTTAAAAATGCTCGATGTTGATCCTAGTGGATTTGATGTGATGGACAGAAAATTACTTGAGGCCATTTTGCACAAATTTGATGGTGGTCCTGTAGGTATCGATAATTTGGCAGCTGCAATTGGTGAGGAACGCGACACCATTGAAGATGTACTTGAGCCTTACCTCATTCAACAAGGCTATCTCCAGAGAACCTCTCGAGGTCGCGTGGCTACTCGTCAAGCCTATGAACACTTTGGACTAACTCCGCCAAGCACTACAGGCAGCCTAGATATCTAAGTCCAAGATTTTTAGCTAAGTGTGACCTTAGCAAATTTGCGTTTGCCCACTTGCACGACGTAAGTTCCTGCTTCAATTTTTGCTTGTTTGTCAGATACGGTTGTACCGTCAACTTTTACACCATTCTGTTCAATATTGCGCATCGCCTCAGATGTCGATGGTGCTAAGCCAGCAGACTTTAAGAGAGTTGCGATTCCCATTGGCGCACCAGATAAATTCACTTGCGGAATATCATCTGGAACACCACCCTTAGCGCGATGATTAAAGTCCTCTAAAGCCTTTTCTGCGGCAGCTTGCGAATGAAAGCGCGCGACGATTTCTTGCGCAAGCAGTACTTTGCAATCTTTTGGATTACGGCCTGCAGCAACCTCTTGCTTCATCAAATCAATCTCTGACATAGGACGGAATGACAACAAGGTGAAGTAATCCCACATGAGGTCGTCAGAGATGCTCAACAACTTGCCGAACATATCGCCCGGGCTTTCACTGATACCAATGTAGTTCCCTTTGGACTTGCTCATTTTCTCAACGCCATCAAGACCCACTAACAAAGGCATAGTCAAAATGCATTGTGGCTCCTGGCCATACTCTCGTTGGAGTTCACGACCCACGAGTAAATTAAATTTTTGATCCGTTCCACCGAGCTCTAGATCGCTCTTGAGCGCAACTGAGTCATAACCTTGCATCAGGGGATATAAAAACTCATGAATCGAAATGGGCACACCATTGCGATAACGCTTTGTAAAGTCATCACGCTCTAACATTCGTGCAACGGTATGTTTAGCAGCTAACTGAATCATCCCTCTAGCGCCTAAAGGGTCGCACCACTCACTGTTGTAACGCACCTCTGTTTTAGCTGGATCTAATACCATGCTCGCTTGGCGATAGTAGGTCTCCGCATTCACAGCAATCTCTTCTGCGGTTAATGGAGGGCGAGTAGCATTGCGACCCGATGGATCGCCAATCATGCTTGTGAAATCACCAATCAAAAAAATCACGGTGTGACCTAAATCTTGTAATTGGCGTAATTTATTCAAGACAACAGTATGCCCCAAATGAATATCCGGCGCAGTT
It includes:
- the tyrS gene encoding tyrosine--tRNA ligase produces the protein MTDKPEQKYPLTPEVFAALEITKRGCDELLVEADWVQKLARSQATKTPLRIKLGLDPTAPDIHLGHTVVLNKLRQLQDLGHTVIFLIGDFTSMIGDPSGRNATRPPLTAEEIAVNAETYYRQASMVLDPAKTEVRYNSEWCDPLGARGMIQLAAKHTVARMLERDDFTKRYRNGVPISIHEFLYPLMQGYDSVALKSDLELGGTDQKFNLLVGRELQREYGQEPQCILTMPLLVGLDGVEKMSKSKGNYIGISESPGDMFGKLLSISDDLMWDYFTLLSFRPMSEIDLMKQEVAAGRNPKDCKVLLAQEIVARFHSQAAAEKALEDFNHRAKGGVPDDIPQVNLSGAPMGIATLLKSAGLAPSTSEAMRNIEQNGVKVDGTTVSDKQAKIEAGTYVVQVGKRKFAKVTLS
- the ruvB gene encoding Holliday junction branch migration DNA helicase RuvB, producing the protein MAIHTDDLSAIPEDLPEGRDRLVSGAAGNAEAIFEKALRPKQLDEYVGQTKARAQLEIFISATRARQEALDHVLLFGPPGLGKTTLAHIIARELGVNLRQTSGPVLDRPGDLAALLTNLEANDVLFIDEIHRLSPVVEEILYPALEDYSLDIMIGEGPAARSVKIDLKPFTLIGATTRAGMLTNPLRDRFGIVARLEFYNTDELTKIIDRSANLLKAKIDPDGSVEIAKRARGTPRIANRLLRRVRDYAEVKGTGTITKAIADAALKMLDVDPSGFDVMDRKLLEAILHKFDGGPVGIDNLAAAIGEERDTIEDVLEPYLIQQGYLQRTSRGRVATRQAYEHFGLTPPSTTGSLDI